A single window of Nicotiana tomentosiformis chromosome 1, ASM39032v3, whole genome shotgun sequence DNA harbors:
- the LOC104114698 gene encoding DNA-directed RNA polymerase V subunit 1 isoform X7 translates to MEESSSSKVADGTIRGITFGLATPQEICKSSISDCPITHPSLLLNPFLGLPLEAGRCESCGTAEPGQCEGHFGYIELPIPIYHPDHVSELKKMLSLLCLKCLKMQNRKVQVKHVGVLERMLSSCCEDVVQISINEGKTSDGASYLELKVPKNAANLPDWNFLEKYGYRYGDGYSRPMLPSEVLTILRRIHEDSRKKLSAKGYFPQDGYILQYLPVPPNCLSVPDISDGNNIMSSDHSITMLRKVLRQIDIIKSSRSGIPNFEAHEVEANDLQASVVQYLQFRGTGKASRDVDKRFGTNKEAADTTTKAWLEKMKTLFIRKGSGFSSRSVITGDPYKGVGEIGLPCEIAQKITFEERVSQHNMAYLQKLVDEKLCLTYKDGSSTYSLREGSKGHTFLRPGQIVHRRIMDGDTVFVNRPPTTHKHSLQALSVYVHDDHTVKINPLICGPLSADFDGDCIHLFYPQSLAAKAEVVELFSVGKQLLSSHTGNFNLQLATDSLLSLKLMFSKYFFDREAAQQLAMFLQMALPDPALVDVRKSGTMWTALQILGTALPDGLDSCGETHTIGKSQFLGIEYNKDLLSSILNDVITSIYFMKGPNDVLKFFNSLQPLLMENLCTEGFSVSLRDFYTSKAVRDGIQERVQCMSKLLHHLRSSYNESVEVQLEHHLRNEKLPVIDFVHKSSGIGVLIDSKSESALNKVVQQIGFLGMQISDRGKFYSKTLVNDMARLFQKKYPSAGSNPSEEFGLVGSCLFYGLDPYQEMIHSISSREVIVRSTRGLTEPGTLFKNLMAILRDVLICYDGTVRNVSSNSIIQFEYGASGGSNFPSEFGAGDPVGVLAATAMSNPAYKAVLDSSPSSNSSWEMMKEILLCGVSFKNDVSDRRVILYLNDCGCRRGCCREKAAYLVKNHLSKVCLKDAADEFLIEYGGQQAGYENSETGTGLIGHITLNQGQLENLGISVLEVLERCQENISSFQRRKKIGNLFKRIVLSVSEFCSFCYNSGSKCLNTPCLRFSWPDASDDHLERVSHILADMICPILLDTVIKGDPRVSSANIVWISPDTMTWIRNPSKSQSGELALDIVLEKEAVKQRGDAWRILMDSCLPFIHLIDTRRSIPYAIKQVQELIGISCAFEQAVKRLSTSVTMVTKGVLKDHLVLLANSMTCAGNLIGFNAGGIKALSRALNVQIPFTEATLFTPRKCFERAAEKCHVDSLSSIVASCSWGKHVAVGTGSPFEVLWNTKNVELNIPDAHDVYSFLHLVRSSSAQEVEGTSCLGAEVEELEVEDEDMGLYLSPDRDSGSDKPTFEDRAEFDNGIENENLDEGKLSGSAWEKASSENVKSGGSWDMAKTQNGAEKAVNQSDSWSSWGRKVDEAENNPRQSGNGEQLESWSAWGGKAKEVDSNPQQSGNTAQSGSWSAWGKKVDEAGNSPRQSGNEEQSGSLSSWGKKVEKDGGSWGKRVEETENHNHQSGKDEKSGSLSSWGKKVEIDGGSSWGKKVEKDGVSSWGKKVEKDGGSWGKKVEQAEIHSQQSGKEEKSESLSSWGKQVEKDGGSSWGKQVEKGGSWGKKVEKDGGSSWGEKVEAENTPRPSGKGEQSGSWSSWGKQVKEDGGASWGEKVEKDGGSSWGKKVDEPEDKPHQSGNGEQPGSWSSWGKKVEKDGGSWDGPKQSNSESSWGKTTKGGGFGSAAAEGNRRVDQLVNGWSSNISGDEQLNEPTRDDATKVGGWNSSTVGGWNSQKVGVEESDKQPQWGQRRRNTRGDFRDNSRGWGSSSGGEWKGNRPARSADDSNRGGNFTATRQRMDIFTAEEQDILSNVDPIMLNIRRIMHQTGYNDGDPLSADDQSYIIDTVLNYHPDKAVKMGAGLDYITVSKHTEFQDSRCFYVVSTDGAKQDFSTRKCLENFIRSKYPDKAETFNGKYFKKPQPRSTRNASPSPSPSVG, encoded by the exons GATGTCGTACAAATCTCAATAAATGAGGGTAAAACCTCAGATGGTGCTTCCTATTTGGAACTGAAAGTTCCAAAAAATGCTGCAAATCTTCCAGACTGGAACTTCTTGGAAAAATATGGCTACCGCTATGGTGACGGTTATTCTCGACCTATGCTTCCTTCTGAG GTTCTTACAATTCTGAGAAGAATTCATGAAGATTCTAGGAAAAAGCTGTCAGCAAAAGGCTATTTCCCACAGGATGGATACATCCTGCAATACTTACCAGTACCTCCTAACTGTTTGTCTGTGCCTGATATATCTGATGGGAATAATATCATGTCTTCG GATCATTCTATAACAATGCTCAGGAAGGTACTGAGGCAGATTGACATAATTAAAAGTTCAAGATCTGGTATACCTAATTTTGAGGCTCATGAAGTTGAAGCCAATGATTTACAAGCATCAGTTGTCCAGTATCTCCAGTTTAGGGGGACAGGCAAG GCATCTCGTGACGTTGATAAACGTTTTGGAACAAACAAGGAAGCAGCTGATACCACCACTAAAGCCTGGTTGGAGAAGATGAAGACCTTGTTTATCAGGAAGGGGTCTGGTTTCTCGTCTCGAAGTGTCATAACTGGTGACCCATATAAAGGGGTGGGTGAGATTGGCTTGCCATGTGAAATTGCTCAGAAAATTACTTTTGAGGAGAGAGTAAGTCAGCACAATATGGCATACTTACAGAAATTGGTGGATGAAAAGCTTTGTTTAACCTATAAAGACGGGTCAAGTACTTACTCTTTGAGAGAAGGGTCAAAGGGGCACACATTTCTACGACCTGGACAAATAGTGCACAGGAGGATAATGGATGGTGATACCGTTTTCGTTAATAGGCCACCCACAACACACAAGCACTCCCTCCAAGCCTTATCAGTGTATGTCCATGATGATCACACTGTAAAGATCAACCCCCTCATATGTGGTCCCCTTAGTGCTGATTTTGATGGGGACTGCATTCATTTGTTTTACCCTCAGTCCCTTGCTGCCAAAGCAGAGGTTGTGGAGCTCTTCTCTGTAGGGAAACAGTTACTGAGTTCACACACTGGTAACTTCAATTTGCAGCTTGCCACTGACTCATTGCTGTCATTGAAGTTAATGTTCTCAAAGTATTTCTTCGATAGAGAAGCTGCCCAACAGTTAGCAATGTTTCTTCAGATGGCCTTACCTGATCCTGCACTAGTAGATGTTCGTAAATCAGGTACCATGTGGACTGCCTTACAGATCTTGGGGACTGCCTTACCTGATGGCCTTGATAGTTGTGGGGAGACGCATACAATTGGGAAAAGTCAGTTCTTGGGGATTGAGTACAACAAGGACTTGCTTTCATCCATTCTGAATGATGTTATCACATCTATCTATTTTATGAAGGGGCCAAATGATGTGCTGAAGTTTTTCAATTCTTTACAACCTCTATTAATGGAGAATCTGTGCACAGAAGGTTTTAGTGTTAGTCTCCGAGATTTTTACACGTCAAAGGCTGTTAGGGATGGTATCCAGGAAAGAGTTCAGTGCATGTCCAAGTTGTTGCATCACTTGCGGTCATCCTATAATGAGTCTGTGGAAGTACAATTAGAACATCACTTGCGTAATGAGAAACTTCCAGTTATTGACTTTGTGCACAAGTCATCTGGCATTGGTGTTCTAATTGATTCCAAGAGTGAATCTGCCCTTAATAAGGTGGTTCAACAAATTGGGTTTTTAGGCATGCAAATATCCGACAGAggaaaattttactcaaaaacaTTGGTAAATGACATGGCTCGACTGTTTCAGAAGAAGTATCCTTCTGCTGGTAGTAACCCTTCGGAGGAATTTGGGTTGGTTGGAAGCTGTCTGTTCTACGGGTTAGACCCTTATCAGGAGATGATTCATTCGATCTCTAGTAGAGAAGTGATTGTCCGCTCAACAAGGGGATTGACTGAACCTGGGACTTTGTTCAAAAACTTGATGGCCATCCTCCGTGATGTGCTAATTTGCTATGATGGGACTGTTCGGAATGTCTCCAGCAATTCCATTATTCAATTTGAGTATGGGGCTAGTGGTGGGTCAAATTTCCCAAGTGAATTTGGTGCTGGTGATCCTGTTGGAGTGTTGGCTGCAACTGCTATGTCCAATCCTGCATACAAAGCAGTTCTTGATTCCTCTCCGAGCAGCAATTCCTCCTGGGAGATGATGAAG GAGATACTGCTTTGTGGAGTGAGCTTCAAGAATGATGTTTCTGACCGTCGGGTAATCCTTTATCTGAATGATTGTGGGTGCCGTAGAGGGTGCTGCAGAGAAAAAGCAGCGTACCTCGTCAAGAATCATTTGAGTAAAGTATGTCTTAAGGATGCTGCTGATGAGTTCTTGATAGA ATATGGAGGGCAACAAGCAGGATATGAGAATTCTGAAACAGGGACTGGCCTCATTGGTCATATTACTCTCAACCAG GGACAGCtggaaaatctgggaatcagtgTTCTTGAGGTTCTTGAAAGATGCCAAGAAAATATCAGTTCATTCCAGAGGAGAAAAAAGATTGGCAATCTTTTCAAGAGAATAGTTTTGTCAGTGAG TGAATTTTGTTCGTTTTGCTACAATTCTGGAAGCAAGTGTTTGAACACACCATGCTTGAGGTTCTCTTGGCCAGATGCGAGTGACGATCACTTAGAGAGGGTTTCTCACATTCTTGCTGATATGATATGCCCAATTCTGTTGGATACAGTTATCAAAG GTGATCCAAGGGTTTCAAGTGCAAATATAGTTTGGATTTCTCCTGACACAATGACTTGGATTAGGAACCCGTCCAAGAGTCAAAGTGGTGAATTAGCTCTGGATATTGTTCTCGAAAAAGAAGCTGTTAAGCAAAGAGGAGATGCTTGGAGGATTCTCATGGATTCCTGTCTTCCTTTCATCCATTTGATAGACACTAGGCGCTCCATCCCATATGCAATAAAGCAAGTCCAAGAACTGATTGGAATTTCTTGTGCCTTTGAGCAAGCTGTTAAG CGCCTATCAACGTCAGTTACAATGGTCACAAAGGGTGTTCTCAAAGACCACCTAGTTCTATTGGCTAATAGCATGACTTGCGCAGGAAATCTGATTGGTTTTAATGCTGGTGGAATAAAAGCATTGTCTCGAGCATTAAACGTGCAGATACCATTTACGGAAGCAACGTTATTT ACCCCAAGAAAATGCTTTGAGAGGGCTGCTGAAAAGTGCCATGTTGATTCTTTGTCAAGCATTGTGGCTTCTTGCTCCTGGGGAAAACATGTGGCAGTTGGTACAGGATCTCCATTTGAAGTTCTCTGGAACACAAAAAAT GTTGAATTGAATATACCGGATGCACATGATGTTTATAGCTTCCTGCACTTGGTGAGGAGCAGCTCTGCTCAAGAAGTAGAAGGTACCAGTTGTCTTGGTGCGGAAGTTGAAGAACTGGAGGTGGAAGACGAAGATATGGGATTATACTTGTCTCCCGATCGGGACTCTGGTTCAGATAAGCCCACTTTTGAAGATAGAGCTGAATTTGATAATGGTATAGAAAATGAAAACTTAGATGAAGGAAAGCTAAGTGGCTCTGCATGGGAGAAGGCATCATCTGAGAATGTCAAATCTGGTGGTAGCTGGGATATGGCTAAAACCCAAAATGGTGCTGAAAAGGCTGTCAATCAGTCAGATTCCTGGTCTTCTTGGGGCAGAAAGGTTGATGAAGCTGAGAATAATCCTCGTCAATCTGGGAACGGAGAGCAGCTAGAATCATGGTCTGCCTGGGGAGGAAAGGCTAAGGAAGTGGACAGTAATCCTCAGCAATCCGGGAATACAGCGCAGTCAGGGTCATGGTCAGCATGGGGGAAAAAGGTTGATGAAGCTGGGAATAGCCCTCGCCAGTCCGGGAATGAGGAGCAGTCAGGATCTTTGTCTTCCTGGGGGAAAAAAGTGGAAAAAGATGGTGGTTCGTGGGGTAAAAGGGTTGAGGAAACGGAAAATCATAATCACCAATCTGGGAAAGATGAGAAGTCAGGATCTTTGTCCTCATGGGGGAAAAAG GTGGAAATTGATGGGGGTTCTTCTTGGGGGAAAAAG GTGGAAAAAGATGGTGTTTCTTCTTGGGGGAAAAAGGTGGAAAAAGATGGTGGTTCCTGGGGTAAAAAGGTTGAGCAAGCGGAAATTCATAGTCAACAATCTGGGAAGGAAGAGAAGTCAGAATCTTTGTCCTCATGGGGGAAACAGGTTGAAAAAGATGGTGGTTCTTCTTGGGGGAAACAGGTTGAAAAAGGTGGTTCTTGGGGAAAAAAAGTGGAAAAAGATGGTGGTTCTTCTTGGGGAGAAAAGGTTGAAGCTGAGAATACCCCACGACCATCTGGGAAAGGAGAACAGTCAGGATCTTGGTCCTCATGGGGGAAACAGGTGAAAGAAGATGGTGGGGCTTCTTGGGGGGAAAAGGTGGAGAAAGATGGTGGGTCTTCTTGGGGGAAAAAGGTTGATGAACCCGAGGATAAGCCTCACCAGTCTGGGAATGGAGAGCAGCCAGGATCTTGGTCCTCATGGGGTAAAAAGGTGGAAAAAGATGGTGGTTCTTGGGACGGGCCTAAACAGTCAAATTCTGAGTCGTCTTGGGGAAAAACTACTAAAGGTGGTGGATTTGGTTCAGCGGCTGCTGAAGGCAATAGAAGGGTTGACCAGTTAGTTAATGGATGGAGCTCTAATATAAGCGGAGATGAACAGTTAAATGAACCAACTCGTGATGACGCTACAAAAGTTGGTGGTTGGAATTCTTCAACAGTTGGTGGTTGGAATTCTCAGAAGGTTGGTGTTGAAGAGAGTGATAAGCAACCTCAGTGGGGTCAGCGCAGACGTAATACAAGAGGagattttagggataattcacgAGGTTGGGGCTCTTCTAGTGGTGGAGAGTGGAAGGGCAACCGGCCTGCAAGATCAGCTGATGACTCCAATAGAGGTGGGAATTTTACAGCAACAAGGCAAAGGATGGATATATTCACAGCAGAGGAACAAGACATACTTTCAAATGTTGATCCTATTATGCTGAATATCAGAAGAATAATGCATCAGACAGG GTACAATGATGGTGACCCATTATCTGCTGATGACCAGTCATATATCATTGACACTGTTCTCAATTACCATCCGGATAAAGCTGTCAAGATGGGAGCTGGTCTTGATTATATCACG GTTAGCAAACATACCGAGTTCCAGGACAGTAGATGCTTCTACGTTGTTTCTACTGATGGTGCTAAGCAAGATTTCTCCACCCGGAAATGTCTGGAGAACTTCATCAGGTCAAAGTATCCTGATAAGGCTGAGACTTTCAATGGCAAGTATTTCAAAAAGCCTCAACCTCGCAGCACTAGAAATGCATCTCCATCTCCATCTCCATCAGTTGGTTGA
- the LOC104114698 gene encoding DNA-directed RNA polymerase V subunit 1 isoform X3, giving the protein MEESSSSKVADGTIRGITFGLATPQEICKSSISDCPITHPSLLLNPFLGLPLEAGRCESCGTAEPGQCEGHFGYIELPIPIYHPDHVSELKKMLSLLCLKCLKMQNRKVQVKHVGVLERMLSSCCEDVVQISINEGKTSDGASYLELKVPKNAANLPDWNFLEKYGYRYGDGYSRPMLPSEVLTILRRIHEDSRKKLSAKGYFPQDGYILQYLPVPPNCLSVPDISDGNNIMSSDHSITMLRKVLRQIDIIKSSRSGIPNFEAHEVEANDLQASVVQYLQFRGTGKASRDVDKRFGTNKEAADTTTKAWLEKMKTLFIRKGSGFSSRSVITGDPYKGVGEIGLPCEIAQKITFEERVSQHNMAYLQKLVDEKLCLTYKDGSSTYSLREGSKGHTFLRPGQIVHRRIMDGDTVFVNRPPTTHKHSLQALSVYVHDDHTVKINPLICGPLSADFDGDCIHLFYPQSLAAKAEVVELFSVGKQLLSSHTGNFNLQLATDSLLSLKLMFSKYFFDREAAQQLAMFLQMALPDPALVDVRKSGTMWTALQILGTALPDGLDSCGETHTIGKSQFLGIEYNKDLLSSILNDVITSIYFMKGPNDVLKFFNSLQPLLMENLCTEGFSVSLRDFYTSKAVRDGIQERVQCMSKLLHHLRSSYNESVEVQLEHHLRNEKLPVIDFVHKSSGIGVLIDSKSESALNKVVQQIGFLGMQISDRGKFYSKTLVNDMARLFQKKYPSAGSNPSEEFGLVGSCLFYGLDPYQEMIHSISSREVIVRSTRGLTEPGTLFKNLMAILRDVLICYDGTVRNVSSNSIIQFEYGASGGSNFPSEFGAGDPVGVLAATAMSNPAYKAVLDSSPSSNSSWEMMKEILLCGVSFKNDVSDRRVILYLNDCGCRRGCCREKAAYLVKNHLSKVCLKDAADEFLIEYGGQQAGYENSETGTGLIGHITLNQGQLENLGISVLEVLERCQENISSFQRRKKIGNLFKRIVLSVSEFCSFCYNSGSKCLNTPCLRFSWPDASDDHLERVSHILADMICPILLDTVIKGDPRVSSANIVWISPDTMTWIRNPSKSQSGELALDIVLEKEAVKQRGDAWRILMDSCLPFIHLIDTRRSIPYAIKQVQELIGISCAFEQAVKRLSTSVTMVTKGVLKDHLVLLANSMTCAGNLIGFNAGGIKALSRALNVQIPFTEATLFTPRKCFERAAEKCHVDSLSSIVASCSWGKHVAVGTGSPFEVLWNTKNVELNIPDAHDVYSFLHLVRSSSAQEVEGTSCLGAEVEELEVEDEDMGLYLSPDRDSGSDKPTFEDRAEFDNGIENENLDEGKLSGSAWEKASSENVKSGGSWDMAKTQNGAEKAVNQSDSWSSWGRKVDEAENNPRQSGNGEQLESWSAWGGKAKEVDSNPQQSGNTAQSGSWSAWGKKVDEAGNSPRQSGNEEQSGSLSSWGKKVEKDGGSWGKRVEETENHNHQSGKDEKSGSLSSWGKKVEIDGGSSWGKKVEEAENHSHQSGKEEKSESLSSWGKKVEKDGVSSWGKKVEKDGGSWGKKVEQAEIHSQQSGKEEKSESLSSWGKQVEKDGGSSWGKQVEKGGSWGKKVEKDGGSSWGEKVEAENTPRPSGKGEQSGSWSSWGKQVKEDGGASWGEKVEKDGGSSWGKKVDEPEDKPHQSGNGEQPGSWSSWGKKVEKDGGSWDGPKQSNSESSWGKTTKGGGFGSAAAEGNRRVDQLVNGWSSNISGDEQLNEPTRDDATKVGGWNSSTVGGWNSQKVGVEESDKQPQWGQRRRNTRGDFRDNSRGWGSSSGGEWKGNRPARSADDSNRGGNFTATRQRMDIFTAEEQDILSNVDPIMLNIRRIMHQTGYNDGDPLSADDQSYIIDTVLNYHPDKAVKMGAGLDYITVSKHTEFQDSRCFYVVSTDGAKQDFSTRKCLENFIRSKYPDKAETFNGKYFKKPQPRSTRNASPSPSPSVG; this is encoded by the exons GATGTCGTACAAATCTCAATAAATGAGGGTAAAACCTCAGATGGTGCTTCCTATTTGGAACTGAAAGTTCCAAAAAATGCTGCAAATCTTCCAGACTGGAACTTCTTGGAAAAATATGGCTACCGCTATGGTGACGGTTATTCTCGACCTATGCTTCCTTCTGAG GTTCTTACAATTCTGAGAAGAATTCATGAAGATTCTAGGAAAAAGCTGTCAGCAAAAGGCTATTTCCCACAGGATGGATACATCCTGCAATACTTACCAGTACCTCCTAACTGTTTGTCTGTGCCTGATATATCTGATGGGAATAATATCATGTCTTCG GATCATTCTATAACAATGCTCAGGAAGGTACTGAGGCAGATTGACATAATTAAAAGTTCAAGATCTGGTATACCTAATTTTGAGGCTCATGAAGTTGAAGCCAATGATTTACAAGCATCAGTTGTCCAGTATCTCCAGTTTAGGGGGACAGGCAAG GCATCTCGTGACGTTGATAAACGTTTTGGAACAAACAAGGAAGCAGCTGATACCACCACTAAAGCCTGGTTGGAGAAGATGAAGACCTTGTTTATCAGGAAGGGGTCTGGTTTCTCGTCTCGAAGTGTCATAACTGGTGACCCATATAAAGGGGTGGGTGAGATTGGCTTGCCATGTGAAATTGCTCAGAAAATTACTTTTGAGGAGAGAGTAAGTCAGCACAATATGGCATACTTACAGAAATTGGTGGATGAAAAGCTTTGTTTAACCTATAAAGACGGGTCAAGTACTTACTCTTTGAGAGAAGGGTCAAAGGGGCACACATTTCTACGACCTGGACAAATAGTGCACAGGAGGATAATGGATGGTGATACCGTTTTCGTTAATAGGCCACCCACAACACACAAGCACTCCCTCCAAGCCTTATCAGTGTATGTCCATGATGATCACACTGTAAAGATCAACCCCCTCATATGTGGTCCCCTTAGTGCTGATTTTGATGGGGACTGCATTCATTTGTTTTACCCTCAGTCCCTTGCTGCCAAAGCAGAGGTTGTGGAGCTCTTCTCTGTAGGGAAACAGTTACTGAGTTCACACACTGGTAACTTCAATTTGCAGCTTGCCACTGACTCATTGCTGTCATTGAAGTTAATGTTCTCAAAGTATTTCTTCGATAGAGAAGCTGCCCAACAGTTAGCAATGTTTCTTCAGATGGCCTTACCTGATCCTGCACTAGTAGATGTTCGTAAATCAGGTACCATGTGGACTGCCTTACAGATCTTGGGGACTGCCTTACCTGATGGCCTTGATAGTTGTGGGGAGACGCATACAATTGGGAAAAGTCAGTTCTTGGGGATTGAGTACAACAAGGACTTGCTTTCATCCATTCTGAATGATGTTATCACATCTATCTATTTTATGAAGGGGCCAAATGATGTGCTGAAGTTTTTCAATTCTTTACAACCTCTATTAATGGAGAATCTGTGCACAGAAGGTTTTAGTGTTAGTCTCCGAGATTTTTACACGTCAAAGGCTGTTAGGGATGGTATCCAGGAAAGAGTTCAGTGCATGTCCAAGTTGTTGCATCACTTGCGGTCATCCTATAATGAGTCTGTGGAAGTACAATTAGAACATCACTTGCGTAATGAGAAACTTCCAGTTATTGACTTTGTGCACAAGTCATCTGGCATTGGTGTTCTAATTGATTCCAAGAGTGAATCTGCCCTTAATAAGGTGGTTCAACAAATTGGGTTTTTAGGCATGCAAATATCCGACAGAggaaaattttactcaaaaacaTTGGTAAATGACATGGCTCGACTGTTTCAGAAGAAGTATCCTTCTGCTGGTAGTAACCCTTCGGAGGAATTTGGGTTGGTTGGAAGCTGTCTGTTCTACGGGTTAGACCCTTATCAGGAGATGATTCATTCGATCTCTAGTAGAGAAGTGATTGTCCGCTCAACAAGGGGATTGACTGAACCTGGGACTTTGTTCAAAAACTTGATGGCCATCCTCCGTGATGTGCTAATTTGCTATGATGGGACTGTTCGGAATGTCTCCAGCAATTCCATTATTCAATTTGAGTATGGGGCTAGTGGTGGGTCAAATTTCCCAAGTGAATTTGGTGCTGGTGATCCTGTTGGAGTGTTGGCTGCAACTGCTATGTCCAATCCTGCATACAAAGCAGTTCTTGATTCCTCTCCGAGCAGCAATTCCTCCTGGGAGATGATGAAG GAGATACTGCTTTGTGGAGTGAGCTTCAAGAATGATGTTTCTGACCGTCGGGTAATCCTTTATCTGAATGATTGTGGGTGCCGTAGAGGGTGCTGCAGAGAAAAAGCAGCGTACCTCGTCAAGAATCATTTGAGTAAAGTATGTCTTAAGGATGCTGCTGATGAGTTCTTGATAGA ATATGGAGGGCAACAAGCAGGATATGAGAATTCTGAAACAGGGACTGGCCTCATTGGTCATATTACTCTCAACCAG GGACAGCtggaaaatctgggaatcagtgTTCTTGAGGTTCTTGAAAGATGCCAAGAAAATATCAGTTCATTCCAGAGGAGAAAAAAGATTGGCAATCTTTTCAAGAGAATAGTTTTGTCAGTGAG TGAATTTTGTTCGTTTTGCTACAATTCTGGAAGCAAGTGTTTGAACACACCATGCTTGAGGTTCTCTTGGCCAGATGCGAGTGACGATCACTTAGAGAGGGTTTCTCACATTCTTGCTGATATGATATGCCCAATTCTGTTGGATACAGTTATCAAAG GTGATCCAAGGGTTTCAAGTGCAAATATAGTTTGGATTTCTCCTGACACAATGACTTGGATTAGGAACCCGTCCAAGAGTCAAAGTGGTGAATTAGCTCTGGATATTGTTCTCGAAAAAGAAGCTGTTAAGCAAAGAGGAGATGCTTGGAGGATTCTCATGGATTCCTGTCTTCCTTTCATCCATTTGATAGACACTAGGCGCTCCATCCCATATGCAATAAAGCAAGTCCAAGAACTGATTGGAATTTCTTGTGCCTTTGAGCAAGCTGTTAAG CGCCTATCAACGTCAGTTACAATGGTCACAAAGGGTGTTCTCAAAGACCACCTAGTTCTATTGGCTAATAGCATGACTTGCGCAGGAAATCTGATTGGTTTTAATGCTGGTGGAATAAAAGCATTGTCTCGAGCATTAAACGTGCAGATACCATTTACGGAAGCAACGTTATTT ACCCCAAGAAAATGCTTTGAGAGGGCTGCTGAAAAGTGCCATGTTGATTCTTTGTCAAGCATTGTGGCTTCTTGCTCCTGGGGAAAACATGTGGCAGTTGGTACAGGATCTCCATTTGAAGTTCTCTGGAACACAAAAAAT GTTGAATTGAATATACCGGATGCACATGATGTTTATAGCTTCCTGCACTTGGTGAGGAGCAGCTCTGCTCAAGAAGTAGAAGGTACCAGTTGTCTTGGTGCGGAAGTTGAAGAACTGGAGGTGGAAGACGAAGATATGGGATTATACTTGTCTCCCGATCGGGACTCTGGTTCAGATAAGCCCACTTTTGAAGATAGAGCTGAATTTGATAATGGTATAGAAAATGAAAACTTAGATGAAGGAAAGCTAAGTGGCTCTGCATGGGAGAAGGCATCATCTGAGAATGTCAAATCTGGTGGTAGCTGGGATATGGCTAAAACCCAAAATGGTGCTGAAAAGGCTGTCAATCAGTCAGATTCCTGGTCTTCTTGGGGCAGAAAGGTTGATGAAGCTGAGAATAATCCTCGTCAATCTGGGAACGGAGAGCAGCTAGAATCATGGTCTGCCTGGGGAGGAAAGGCTAAGGAAGTGGACAGTAATCCTCAGCAATCCGGGAATACAGCGCAGTCAGGGTCATGGTCAGCATGGGGGAAAAAGGTTGATGAAGCTGGGAATAGCCCTCGCCAGTCCGGGAATGAGGAGCAGTCAGGATCTTTGTCTTCCTGGGGGAAAAAAGTGGAAAAAGATGGTGGTTCGTGGGGTAAAAGGGTTGAGGAAACGGAAAATCATAATCACCAATCTGGGAAAGATGAGAAGTCAGGATCTTTGTCCTCATGGGGGAAAAAG GTGGAAATTGATGGGGGTTCTTCTTGGGGGAAAAAGGTTGAGGAAGCAGAAAATCATAGCCACCAGTCTGGGAAGGAAGAGAAGTCAGAATCTTTGTCCTCATGGGGGAAAAAGGTGGAAAAAGATGGTGTTTCTTCTTGGGGGAAAAAGGTGGAAAAAGATGGTGGTTCCTGGGGTAAAAAGGTTGAGCAAGCGGAAATTCATAGTCAACAATCTGGGAAGGAAGAGAAGTCAGAATCTTTGTCCTCATGGGGGAAACAGGTTGAAAAAGATGGTGGTTCTTCTTGGGGGAAACAGGTTGAAAAAGGTGGTTCTTGGGGAAAAAAAGTGGAAAAAGATGGTGGTTCTTCTTGGGGAGAAAAGGTTGAAGCTGAGAATACCCCACGACCATCTGGGAAAGGAGAACAGTCAGGATCTTGGTCCTCATGGGGGAAACAGGTGAAAGAAGATGGTGGGGCTTCTTGGGGGGAAAAGGTGGAGAAAGATGGTGGGTCTTCTTGGGGGAAAAAGGTTGATGAACCCGAGGATAAGCCTCACCAGTCTGGGAATGGAGAGCAGCCAGGATCTTGGTCCTCATGGGGTAAAAAGGTGGAAAAAGATGGTGGTTCTTGGGACGGGCCTAAACAGTCAAATTCTGAGTCGTCTTGGGGAAAAACTACTAAAGGTGGTGGATTTGGTTCAGCGGCTGCTGAAGGCAATAGAAGGGTTGACCAGTTAGTTAATGGATGGAGCTCTAATATAAGCGGAGATGAACAGTTAAATGAACCAACTCGTGATGACGCTACAAAAGTTGGTGGTTGGAATTCTTCAACAGTTGGTGGTTGGAATTCTCAGAAGGTTGGTGTTGAAGAGAGTGATAAGCAACCTCAGTGGGGTCAGCGCAGACGTAATACAAGAGGagattttagggataattcacgAGGTTGGGGCTCTTCTAGTGGTGGAGAGTGGAAGGGCAACCGGCCTGCAAGATCAGCTGATGACTCCAATAGAGGTGGGAATTTTACAGCAACAAGGCAAAGGATGGATATATTCACAGCAGAGGAACAAGACATACTTTCAAATGTTGATCCTATTATGCTGAATATCAGAAGAATAATGCATCAGACAGG GTACAATGATGGTGACCCATTATCTGCTGATGACCAGTCATATATCATTGACACTGTTCTCAATTACCATCCGGATAAAGCTGTCAAGATGGGAGCTGGTCTTGATTATATCACG GTTAGCAAACATACCGAGTTCCAGGACAGTAGATGCTTCTACGTTGTTTCTACTGATGGTGCTAAGCAAGATTTCTCCACCCGGAAATGTCTGGAGAACTTCATCAGGTCAAAGTATCCTGATAAGGCTGAGACTTTCAATGGCAAGTATTTCAAAAAGCCTCAACCTCGCAGCACTAGAAATGCATCTCCATCTCCATCTCCATCAGTTGGTTGA